From the Solea senegalensis isolate Sse05_10M linkage group LG16, IFAPA_SoseM_1, whole genome shotgun sequence genome, one window contains:
- the tpo gene encoding LOW QUALITY PROTEIN: thyroid peroxidase (The sequence of the model RefSeq protein was modified relative to this genomic sequence to represent the inferred CDS: deleted 1 base in 1 codon) gives MRPEFSTWSQVPFILLCFHMTVFLAATFIRELLISSHEESVHIVNEAFRYSRQRRSASSSPSSSSSSSSSSSSSSSHMFTFTRQTEPETLGISRAAEVFQTTVQVLRKRAQQRYKRNVTASGLLSWEDVALIAELSQCPAAASPDVCHTNSKYRSISGICNNRQNPLWGAANTPLVRWLPAEYEDEEREPRGWNRGRLHNGFQLPSPWEVSKKILRRSFKSKDDIYSLLLVEWGQYIDHDVTFTPQSTSTAALWSGVDCLSTCENVHPCFPIETQHHCLPFHRSTPACFIHLGSDIEQVLQRQQMNAITSFMDASLVYGHSSQLTSFLRDLPGLNGKLAVNEQFKDPKGRAYLPFVASLPSTCRQGLQQERVECFSAGDSRVNEGMPLTSLHTLWLREHNRIAEALKSINGHWSPEIIFQETRKIIGALHQIITMRDYVPKIIGPESFEHYIGPYHGYDPTTDPSASNVFATAAFRFGHATIPPILRRLNESFQPHERFPHLRLHDTFFSPWRIVKEGGVEPVLRGIIGTAAPVVSTNMLMAEELTERLIVPNVSQHMDLASLNLQRGRDHGLPGYNDWRVFCGLKRVKTLDHLKEVVGDDMVAEMIQTVYKHLDNMDVWLGGLVERLLPGSRTGALFSCLIGKQMKALRDGDSFWWEADGVFTQQQKVELSKVSLSRIICDNTDIREVPYDSFRFGKYPTNYVPCNHIPSMNVNAWRHERSRDSEQCGSPPKIKNGDFTLSSSSGKLAALYSCYHGFQLKGAAALVCEGNRWSDKPPQCKGNPH, from the exons ATGAGGCCGGAGTTTTCAACT TGGAGTCAAGTGcctttcattttgttgtgttttcatatg ACTGTTTTTCTTGCAGCCACATTTATCAGAGAATTGCTCATCTCATCACACGAAGAAAGTGTTCATATTGTAAACGAAGCCTTCCGTTACTCTCGACAACG ACGGAGTGCGTCCTCATCCCCGTCCTCATCCTCGTCCtcatcctcgtcctcgtcctcgtcctcctcgcaTATGTTTACATTCACTCGGCAAACGGAGCCTGAGACCCTGGGGATTTCCCGAGCTGCAGAGGTGTTTCAAACAACTGTCCAAGTCCTCAGGAAAAGAGCACAGCAGAGATATAAAAGGAATGTCACAGCATCAG GGCTGTTGTCATGGGAAGATGTGGCACTGATTGCAGAGCTGTCTCAGTGTCCTGCAGCAGCATCTCCAGATGTTTGTCACACCAACTCAAAGTACCGTTCCATATCTGGCATCTGCAATAACAG GCAAAATCCTCTCTGGGGAGCAGCCAACACTCCCTTGGTCAGATGGCTTCCAGCTGAATATGAAGACGAGGAGAGAGAACCCAGGGGCTGGAACCGAGGACGGCTCCATAATGGATTCCAACTTCCTTCG CCTTGGGAAGTAAGCAAGAAAATATTGAGGAGATCCTTTAAAAGTAAAGATGACATCTATTCTCTCCTGCTGGTGGAGTGGGGGCAGTACATCGACCACGACGTCACCTTCACACCACAAAGCACCAGCACTGCGGCGTTATGGAGCGGTGTGGACTGTCTGAGCACCTGTGAAAATGTGCATCCATGTTTTCCCATTGAG ACACAGCATCACTGTTTGCCTTTTCACCGCTCCACACCTGCCTGCTTTATCCATCTGGGCTCAGATATTGAACAAGTTCTGCAGCGACAACAAATGAATGCCATCACATCATTCATGGATGCTTCACTCGTGTATGGCCACAGCTCCCAGCTGACGAGCTTCCTGCGTGACCTCCCCGGCCTTAACGGCAAACTCGCTGTCAACGAGCAATTCAAGGATCCAAAAGGAAGAGCCTACCTCCCTTTTGTCGCCAGTCTGCCATCAACGTGCCGCCAGGGTCTTCAGCAGGAGAGAGTCGAGTGTTTCAGTGCAGGAGACAGTCGGGTCAACGAGGGGATGCCCCTGACGTCCTTGCACACATTGTGGCTCAGGGAACACAATCGAATTGCAGAGGCACTGAAAAGCATTAACGGTCATTGGAGTCCAGAGATTATATTCCAGGAAACCCGCAAGATTATTGGAGCTCTGCACCAG ATCATAACCATGAGAGATTACGTTCCAAAGATCATAGGCCCCGAGTCTTTTGAACATTACATTGGACCCTATCATGGATACGATCCAACAACGGACCCCTCAGCCTCCAATGTGTTTGCCACTGCAGCATTCAGGTTCGGCCATGCTACGATCCCTCCAATACTCAGGAGACTGAACGAAAGCTTCCAGCCCCATGAGCGCTTCCCCCACCTGAGACTACACGACACTTTCTTTAGCCCATGGAGAATAGTCAAAGAAG gTGGAGTTGAACCCGTCCTGAGAGGTATCATTGGAACTGCAGCACCAGTTGTTAGCACAAACATGCTGATGGCAGAGGAGCTCACAGAGAGGCTGATTGTCCCCAATGTATCACAGCACATGGACCTGGCTTCACTGAACCTACAAAGAGGACGAGATCATGGTCTTCCGG GGTACAATGATTGGAGAGTGTTTTGTGGGCTGAAGCGTGTGAAGACACTGGACCATCTCAAAGAGGTTGTGGGAGACGACATGGTTGCTGAGATGATACAAACCGTGTATAAACACTTGGACAATATGGATGTTTGGCTGGGAGGACTTGTTGAAAGGTTGCTGCCAGGCTCAAGGACGGGTGCCCTCTTTTCTTGCCTGATTGGAAAGCAGATGAAAGCACTTCGTGATGGTGATAG CTTTTGGTGGGAGGCTGACGGTGTTTTTACCCAGCAACAGAAGGTCGAGCTTTCAAAAGTGTCTCTGTCTCGGATCATCTGTGACAACACTGACATACGGGAGGTGCCCTACGATTCTTTCAGATTTGGGAAATACCCGACCAATTACGTCCCCTGCAATCACATACCATCAATGAATGTGAACGCTTGGAGACATGAGAGGAGCAGAG ACTCCGAGCAGTGTGGCTCTCCACCAAAGATAAAGAATGGGGATTTCACATTGTCCTCTTCATCTGGGAAACTGGCTGCGCTGTACTCCTGTTACCATGGTTTCCAATTAAAAGGTGCCGCTGCGTTAGTTTGTGAGGGGAATCGATGGAGTGACAAACCCCCACAATGTAAAG GGAATCCTCATTAG